Proteins encoded within one genomic window of Ideonella dechloratans:
- a CDS encoding PTS sugar transporter subunit IIA yields MPGLLIVAHTPLASALRAVAAHVFPERLDRVQALDVAPDEPVEQVEARLREGLAGMSGRPVLMLTDVFGATPSNVAQRLIDGVEVRLVTGVNVPMLWRLLSHLDEPLEALVGRAVAGGSQGVMQIASQRPQNQALNSLSHDQSHAHHQQ; encoded by the coding sequence ATGCCTGGTTTGCTGATCGTTGCCCACACGCCACTGGCCTCTGCCCTCCGGGCCGTGGCCGCCCATGTCTTTCCGGAGCGGCTGGACCGGGTGCAGGCCTTGGACGTGGCGCCGGATGAACCCGTCGAACAGGTGGAGGCGCGGCTGCGGGAGGGGCTGGCCGGCATGTCCGGTCGGCCGGTGCTGATGCTGACCGATGTGTTCGGGGCCACGCCCAGCAATGTGGCGCAACGTCTGATCGATGGGGTGGAGGTCCGTCTGGTGACGGGCGTCAATGTGCCCATGCTGTGGCGTCTGCTGAGCCATCTGGACGAGCCGCTGGAAGCCTTGGTCGGGCGCGCCGTGGCCGGAGGAAGCCAGGGGGTGATGCAGATCGCCTCGCAGCGCCCGCAGAACCAGGCCTTAAACTCGCTGTCCCATGATCAAAGCCACGCTCACCATCAGCAATAA
- a CDS encoding HPr family phosphocarrier protein, with protein sequence MIKATLTISNKLGLHARASAKLTKLATTFKSEVFMSRNERRVNAKSIMGVMMLAAGLGSQVELEVDGPDEQAAFDAIKALIDDKFGEGQ encoded by the coding sequence ATGATCAAAGCCACGCTCACCATCAGCAATAAGCTCGGCTTGCACGCCCGGGCCTCGGCCAAGCTCACCAAGCTGGCCACCACCTTCAAGTCTGAGGTGTTCATGAGCCGCAACGAGCGTCGGGTCAATGCAAAAAGCATCATGGGCGTGATGATGCTGGCGGCGGGATTGGGTTCCCAGGTCGAGCTGGAGGTCGATGGTCCCGACGAGCAGGCCGCCTTCGACGCCATCAAGGCCCTCATCGACGACAAGTTCGGCGAGGGGCAGTGA
- a CDS encoding GNAT family N-acetyltransferase: MKELPTPTLPLIGMLDFRAPRQVPVRKATVDTAAPVGDGTFEVLWARHQDEVREAQALRHRVFAQEMGARLRPPPGAPEGLDVDLFDDFCEHLLVRTLPQDDQPAQVIGTYRVLTPGAARRAGGYYSDTEFDLTRLRPLRERLAELGRSCVDPDHRSGGVILALWGALASFMDQNGLDTMVGCASIGMRDGGHAAASIWHRLSQSHLAPVEHQVRPRHPLPVEELNQDLPVEPPALIKGYLRVGAKVLGAPAWDPDFNTADLPMLMRLNDLPSRYRRHFLGGL, translated from the coding sequence ATGAAAGAGCTGCCCACCCCCACACTGCCGCTGATCGGGATGCTGGACTTCCGCGCCCCACGCCAGGTGCCCGTGCGCAAGGCCACGGTCGACACCGCGGCGCCGGTCGGCGATGGCACCTTCGAGGTGCTGTGGGCGCGCCACCAGGACGAGGTCCGCGAAGCCCAGGCGCTGCGCCACCGGGTGTTCGCCCAGGAGATGGGTGCCCGCCTGCGCCCGCCCCCCGGTGCGCCGGAGGGTCTGGACGTGGACCTCTTCGATGACTTCTGCGAACACCTGCTGGTGCGTACCCTGCCCCAGGATGACCAGCCCGCCCAGGTGATCGGCACCTACCGCGTGCTCACGCCCGGAGCCGCGCGACGTGCCGGGGGGTACTACAGCGACACGGAATTCGATCTGACCCGGCTGCGTCCGCTGCGCGAACGCCTGGCCGAGCTGGGGCGCTCCTGCGTGGACCCGGACCACCGCTCCGGCGGCGTGATCCTGGCGTTGTGGGGTGCTCTGGCCTCGTTCATGGACCAGAACGGGCTGGACACCATGGTGGGCTGCGCCAGCATCGGTATGCGCGACGGCGGCCATGCCGCGGCCAGCATCTGGCACCGACTGAGCCAGAGCCATCTGGCCCCGGTGGAGCACCAGGTGCGCCCCCGCCATCCGCTGCCGGTGGAAGAACTGAACCAGGATCTGCCGGTGGAGCCCCCCGCCCTGATCAAGGGTTACCTGCGGGTGGGCGCAAAGGTGCTGGGCGCGCCGGCCTGGGATCCGGATTTCAACACGGCCGATCTGCCCATGCTGATGCGCCTGAACGACCTGCCCAGCCGCTATCGCCGCCACTTCCTGGGTGGGCTCTGA
- the ptsP gene encoding phosphoenolpyruvate--protein phosphotransferase, which produces MSIQVFGLPVSRGVAIGRAVLLASSRFDVTHHFIDPADVGHEVARLRQARDEVSAELMALKREVPEEAHAELVALLDVHLMMLHDPMLTDAIVNWIIQRHYNAEWAVASQLEVLSRQFDDMGDEYLRERKADVEQVAERLIKVLVRHRKGLTAPDAVVSSAGRDQSSEEPLVLVANDIAPADMLQFKRSLFTGFVTDVGGRTSHTAIVARSMDIPAVVGAREASRLVRQDDWVVIDGDAGILIVNPPPMVLEEYRFRQQQSELERARLKRLRNTPSVTLDGQAVELLANIELPSDAPAVLEAGAVGVGLFRSEFLFMNRGGHLPDEQEQYEAYRAVVTTLNGLPVTIRTVDVGADKPLDRLSVQELRHEHSLNPALGLRAIRWSLSEPDMFLQQLRAILRAAAHGRVRVLIPMVAHLQEAQQVLALIERARSSLVADGLAFGPVELGVMIEIPAAVLILPSLLRHFDFISIGTNDLIQYALAIDRADEAVSHLYDPWHPAVLRLIAQAIEQANAMGRGVSVCGEMAGDPAFTELLLAMGLRSFSMHPAQIGAIKQRILRADARALGAALPAVLEADNPQEVGGALLRSGAGRVLRAGLA; this is translated from the coding sequence ATGAGCATCCAGGTCTTCGGTTTGCCGGTGTCCCGGGGCGTTGCGATCGGCCGGGCGGTGCTGCTGGCCTCCAGCCGCTTCGATGTGACGCACCACTTCATCGACCCCGCCGACGTGGGACATGAAGTGGCACGCTTGCGGCAGGCGCGCGACGAGGTTTCGGCCGAGTTGATGGCCCTCAAGCGCGAGGTGCCGGAAGAGGCTCATGCCGAACTGGTGGCCTTGCTGGACGTGCACTTGATGATGCTGCATGACCCGATGCTGACGGATGCCATCGTCAACTGGATCATCCAGCGCCACTACAACGCCGAGTGGGCCGTGGCCTCCCAACTGGAGGTGCTGTCTCGCCAGTTCGACGACATGGGCGACGAGTACCTGCGCGAACGCAAGGCGGATGTCGAACAGGTGGCTGAGCGGCTGATCAAGGTGCTGGTGCGCCACCGCAAGGGGCTGACGGCACCGGACGCCGTGGTGTCTTCGGCTGGGCGTGACCAGTCGAGCGAAGAGCCCCTGGTGTTGGTGGCCAATGACATCGCCCCGGCGGACATGCTGCAGTTCAAGCGCAGTCTCTTCACCGGCTTCGTCACCGATGTGGGAGGGCGAACGTCTCACACCGCGATCGTGGCCCGCAGCATGGACATTCCGGCGGTGGTGGGGGCTCGGGAGGCCAGCCGGCTCGTGCGCCAGGATGACTGGGTGGTGATCGACGGGGATGCGGGCATCCTGATCGTCAACCCGCCGCCGATGGTGCTGGAGGAATACCGGTTCCGCCAGCAGCAATCCGAACTGGAGCGGGCGCGCCTGAAGCGGCTTCGCAACACCCCTTCCGTCACCCTGGACGGCCAGGCGGTGGAACTGCTGGCCAACATCGAACTGCCCAGCGACGCGCCGGCGGTGCTGGAGGCCGGGGCCGTGGGGGTGGGGCTGTTCCGAAGCGAGTTTCTGTTCATGAATCGCGGCGGGCACCTGCCCGACGAGCAGGAGCAGTACGAGGCCTACCGTGCCGTGGTGACGACGCTCAACGGCTTGCCGGTGACGATCCGCACCGTGGATGTGGGGGCGGACAAGCCGCTGGATCGGCTCTCCGTCCAGGAACTGCGCCACGAGCACAGCCTGAATCCGGCGCTGGGCCTGCGGGCCATCCGCTGGAGCCTGTCCGAGCCGGACATGTTCCTGCAGCAACTGCGGGCCATCCTGCGGGCGGCCGCCCACGGACGGGTGAGGGTTCTCATTCCGATGGTGGCCCATCTGCAGGAGGCGCAGCAGGTACTGGCGCTGATCGAGCGGGCTCGCTCCAGCCTGGTGGCAGACGGACTGGCCTTCGGTCCCGTCGAACTGGGCGTGATGATTGAGATCCCTGCAGCGGTGCTGATCCTGCCCAGTCTGCTGCGCCACTTCGATTTCATCTCGATTGGCACGAATGACCTGATTCAGTATGCGCTGGCCATCGACCGTGCCGACGAAGCGGTGTCACATCTGTATGACCCTTGGCATCCGGCCGTGCTGCGGCTGATTGCCCAGGCCATTGAGCAAGCCAATGCCATGGGGCGTGGCGTGAGCGTCTGCGGTGAAATGGCGGGCGACCCGGCCTTCACCGAACTTCTGCTGGCCATGGGCCTGCGCAGCTTCTCCATGCATCCGGCGCAGATCGGCGCGATCAAGCAGCGGATCCTGCGGGCCGACGCTCGTGCCCTGGGGGCGGCCCTTCCGGCGGTGCTCGAGGCTGACAACCCTCAAGAGGTCGGTGGTGCGCTGCTCCGCTCGGGGGCAGGACGCGTGCTTCGAGCGGGGCTTGCGTAG